One window of Biomphalaria glabrata chromosome 6, xgBioGlab47.1, whole genome shotgun sequence genomic DNA carries:
- the LOC106058680 gene encoding exostosin-2-like codes for MKSTQSIGSHLVAEHNLQTVMGKRKWSFCSMAGICFVAFIFVNLGIWWLGPSWRAASYTRDLPPELLSHESVMLTSDSTPANPRDSNCTFHNFTCLEVYHCGYDDKSVISVYIYPIQQYYDEHGVDITPPMTREFQEILRTISQSPFYSKDPERACLFIPSVDLLNQHWIRPAQVSKILASLKWWNSGKNHLLFNMLPGTAPDFVNYLGVNTDKAMVAGGGFSSITYRRTFDVSIPVYNPLLEGVELPAKSHLEDRKWLLISSQFGLNVVYKAELQSVVAKDNKVFLLDRCKGTPLNYSVRCDQLGQEHLYPNILQDATFCLVIRGNRLGQPTLMDVMMAGCIPVVVADGYLMPFHEVLDWTRASIHLKEQHLPDVLDVLNKYSPERIQDMRRQVYYYWQRYFKSLSDMTLATLQIVNDRIFPFHARSYDQWNELLNRKAVKNPLFLPLRAPKSLGFTAVILTYDRVDSLFQVVRQVGKVPSLSKIIVVWNNQEVAPPPMSQWPNTGKPIKVITTKFNRLSNRFFPYDEIETECILALDDDIVMLTPDEMEFGYEVWREHPDRLVGYPSRLHLWQNSTQSYSYESEWMNAISMVLTGAAFHHKYFSFMYTYSMPGNLKQWVDKHINCEDIAMNFLVTNVTGKAPIKVVPRKKFKCPECVKEMLSADMSHMVERSECINHFVELYGAMPLKPVEFRCDPVLYKDKLPGVLKKFKDLGVL; via the exons ATGAAATCCACACAATCGATTGGCAGTCACTTGGTGGCTGAGCACAACCTACAAACTGTCATGGGCAAAAGAAAATGGTCATTCTGCTCCATGGCTGGCATCTGTTTtgttgcctttatctttgttaaTCTTGGGATCTGGTGGCTGGGGCCAAGCTGGAGGGCTGCCAGCTACACCCGTGACCTGCCGCCAGAGCTACTTAGCCACGAATCTGTTATGCTGACTTCAGACTCAACTCCAGCTAACCCCAGAGACTCAAATTGTACTTTTCACAACTTCACCTGCTTAGAAGTTTACCACTGTGGCTACGATGACAAGAGTGTCATCAGTgtctacatctatcccatacAGCAGTATTATGATGAACATGGTGTGGACATCACCCCGCCCATGACTAGAGAGTTCCAGGAGATCCTGAGGACAATATCACAGAGCCCATTCTATTCAAAAGATCCTGAGAGGGCATGTTTGTTTATACCATCTGTGGATTTACTTAATCAACATTGGATCCGACCTGCACAAGTGAGTAAGATACTGGCTTCACTGAAATG GTGGAACTCGGGTAAAAACCATCTATTGTTCAACATGTTACCAGGCACTGCACCAGACTTTGTCAACTATCTAGGAGTGAACACAGACAAGGCTATGGTAGCAGGGGGTGGCTTTTCATCCATAACCTACCGCAGAACCTTTGATGTGTCAATACCAGTGTACAACCCATTGTTGGAAGGTGTTGAGTTGCCAGCTAAGTCTCACCT AGAGGACAGAAAGTGGCTTCTAATCTCATCTCAGTTTGGACTGAATGTTGTCTACAAGGCTGAACTTCAGTCTGTAGTGGCCAAAGATAACAAAGTATTTCTATTGGACAGATGTAAGGGAACACCTCTGAACTACAGTGTAAGGTGTGACCAACTCGGACAAGAACATCTTTATCCAAATATACTACAG GATGCAACCTTTTGTTTAGTTATTCGAGGCAATCGCTTAGGTCAGCCTACACTAATGGACGTTATGATGGCTGGTTGCATTCCAGTTGTTGTAGCTGATGGCTACCTCATGCCTTTTCATGAAGTCTTAGACTGGACTCG GGCCTCAATACACCTAAAAGAACAGCACTTGCCAGATGTTCTGGATGTTCTCAATAAGTATAGCCCAGAGAGAATTCAGGATATGAGGCGCCAGGTATACTATTACTGGCAGAGATATTTCAAGTCTCTTTCAGACATGACACTTGCTACACTGCAGATTGTCAATGATAGGATTTTCCCATTTCATGCCAGATCATATGACCAGTGGAATGAGTTACTCAACAGG AAAGCTGTAAAGAATCCTTTATTCTTACCACTGAGAGCACCAAAGTCTTTGGGCTTTACTGCTGTGATTCTTACATATGACAGGGTGGATTCCTTATTCCAGGTTGTCCGACAGGTCGGCAAAGTGCCCAGCTTGTCAAAAATAATTGTAGTTTGGAACAATCAGGAAGTAGCTCCACCTCCCA TGTCCCAGTGGCCCAACACAGGGAAACCTATTAAAGTTATCACCACAAAGTTCAACAGACTCAGTAATAG GTTCTTTCCCTATGATGAGATAGAAACTGAATGTATTCTTGCACTGGATGATGACATTGTCATGCTAACACCTGATGAAATGGAATTTGGTTACGAG GTGTGGAGGGAGCACCCAGATAGATTGGTAGGTTACCCATCCCGTCTACATCTGTGGCAGAACAGCACTCAGAGCTACAGTTATGAGTCAGAGTGGATGAATGCCATATCAATGGTACTGACTGGAGCTGCTTTTCACCACAAG tATTTTTCCTTCATGTACACCTACAGTATGCCAGGCAATCTAAAGCAATGGGTGGATAAGCACATCAACTGTGAGGACATAGCTATGAACTTTCTGGTGACCAATGTCACTGGCAAGGCTCCTATAAAG GTTGTGCCCCGCAAGAAGTTCAAGTGTCCAGAATGTGTAAAAGAGATGCTTTCAGCTGACATGTCCCACATGGTGGAGAGGTCAGAGTGCATCAACCATTTTGTGGAGCTGTACGGTGCCATGCCCCTGAAGCCAGTGGAGTTCCGATGTGATCCAGTTCTGTACAAAGATAAACTTCCAGGTGTTTTAAAGAAGTTCAAGGATCTTGGTGTTTTGTGA